A single region of the Vagococcus teuberi genome encodes:
- a CDS encoding pyridoxal-phosphate-dependent aminotransferase family protein yields MRQPLNHPMRTIMTPGPVEAYPSVLRTMATPILGQFDPAFVAIMNEVKDMIRETFQTTNEEAFVVDGTSRSGIEAALISLISPGDKVLVPAYGRFAYLLIEICERAQADVVILEKSWDGVFSEEEIIEAVKKHQPKILAMIHGETANGQMQPLSKVGEYCQNNNVFFVVDVVATYSGVEIKVDDWGIDMAIAGTQKCLSVPSGLSLITYSDRVKKEINKRYQKELGLGDDYRNDNPISSNYLDLTQLQRYWNKDRINHHTEATSMIYALHEGLRLYCNEGLRERARRHEIHDRAIVEGIKAMGLELYGDETTKMPTVTPVIIPEGVDGESVRQMMLDDFGVEIASSFGPLAGKVWRIGNMGFSSRKENVLQVLTALEAALIHHNVSINQGAAAQKALNIYHELGI; encoded by the coding sequence ATGAGACAACCATTAAATCATCCAATGAGAACCATTATGACACCAGGACCTGTAGAGGCTTATCCATCTGTTTTAAGAACAATGGCAACGCCAATTTTAGGTCAATTTGATCCTGCTTTTGTAGCAATTATGAATGAAGTCAAAGATATGATTAGAGAGACATTTCAAACCACAAATGAAGAGGCCTTTGTGGTGGATGGGACAAGTCGCTCTGGCATAGAAGCAGCATTGATATCGCTAATTAGCCCAGGTGATAAGGTATTGGTACCAGCATATGGGCGTTTTGCTTATTTATTAATCGAAATCTGTGAAAGAGCACAAGCAGACGTTGTGATTCTGGAAAAATCATGGGACGGCGTTTTTTCAGAAGAAGAAATAATTGAAGCAGTAAAAAAACATCAACCCAAAATTTTAGCTATGATTCATGGAGAAACAGCTAACGGTCAAATGCAACCTTTAAGTAAAGTTGGCGAGTACTGTCAGAACAATAATGTCTTTTTTGTAGTAGACGTTGTAGCGACTTATAGTGGTGTGGAGATAAAAGTTGATGACTGGGGTATTGATATGGCTATTGCTGGGACACAAAAATGTCTAAGTGTGCCATCTGGTTTATCACTTATCACCTATAGTGATCGAGTGAAAAAGGAAATTAATAAACGCTATCAAAAAGAGCTTGGGCTAGGAGATGATTACAGAAATGATAATCCAATCTCAAGCAACTATCTGGATTTAACTCAGCTTCAAAGGTATTGGAATAAGGACCGCATCAATCATCATACGGAAGCTACTAGCATGATTTATGCATTGCATGAAGGATTACGTCTATATTGTAATGAGGGATTAAGAGAACGCGCTAGACGTCATGAAATTCATGATAGAGCAATCGTTGAAGGTATTAAAGCAATGGGGCTTGAGTTATATGGTGATGAAACAACTAAAATGCCAACGGTAACACCTGTCATCATTCCAGAAGGAGTAGATGGTGAGTCTGTGAGACAAATGATGTTAGATGATTTTGGGGTTGAAATTGCCTCTTCATTTGGTCCATTAGCTGGTAAAGTATGGCGAATTGGAAACATGGGATTTAGCAGCCGTAAAGAAAATGTCTTACAAGTTTTAACAGCATTAGAAGCAGCATTAATTCATCATAATGTATCAATTAATCAGGGTGCAGCAGCTCAAAAAGCATTAAATATTTATCATGAATTAGGAATTTAA
- a CDS encoding MptD family putative ECF transporter S component — protein sequence MKKLKVQDLILIGIYATVYFFTVFIATMLMRFTVPVFHSLLIPSMSALISGTLYIIVVNKVPKFGAITLVGSVMAVFFFAFGYFPLAFLPSFIFPLLADFVQTKTKILDSLKLMISYIIFSFGLTGPILPLWFMKDAYSESLLNKGKDMSYVNSVFEGVSTASFFVSMLLVIITSIIGLKIGKIIYTKHFAK from the coding sequence ATGAAAAAGTTAAAAGTACAAGATTTAATATTAATAGGGATATATGCGACAGTTTATTTTTTTACGGTCTTTATTGCCACTATGTTAATGAGGTTTACTGTGCCTGTGTTTCATAGTCTATTAATTCCTAGTATGTCAGCATTGATATCTGGTACTCTATATATTATAGTTGTAAATAAAGTTCCCAAATTTGGAGCTATTACATTAGTTGGATCGGTCATGGCGGTCTTTTTCTTTGCTTTTGGGTATTTTCCGCTGGCTTTTTTACCAAGCTTTATTTTTCCATTATTGGCTGATTTTGTGCAAACTAAAACAAAGATTTTAGATAGTTTAAAATTAATGATTAGTTATATAATTTTTAGTTTTGGCTTAACAGGTCCAATTTTGCCATTATGGTTTATGAAAGATGCTTATAGCGAGTCTTTATTAAATAAAGGAAAAGACATGAGTTATGTGAATAGTGTATTTGAAGGTGTAAGTACTGCAAGTTTCTTTGTCTCAATGCTTTTAGTTATTATTACTAGTATAATAGGTTTGAAAATCGGGAAAATTATTTATACGAAACACTTTGCTAAGTAA
- a CDS encoding energy-coupling factor transporter transmembrane component T, translating into MENRYVTFDPRSKLVTVLFASVLLISRANPSMEFVFIVFITFLLSISGSFKKGFIILISYMFLNFLTMTVFHEINGIITAIVSFVLVVYKSLLPSIAAGIFATQHTSVGEWVSAMKKWHIPNFIVIPFIVICRFFPILRSDVKSIRQAMKFRGIDLSFPEVIHHPIQAMEYFLVPILKQVEYTAQDLSAAALVRGLGFEGKHTSVIPIKLKIQDYLLLASLLVLLLGEGGGVF; encoded by the coding sequence TTGGAAAATAGATATGTCACGTTTGATCCAAGGAGTAAACTAGTTACAGTCCTTTTTGCTAGTGTGTTACTAATTTCTCGTGCCAATCCATCCATGGAGTTTGTTTTTATAGTATTTATTACATTTTTGTTAAGTATTAGTGGCTCATTTAAAAAAGGCTTTATAATATTAATTAGTTATATGTTCCTAAACTTTTTAACAATGACAGTGTTTCATGAGATTAATGGTATTATCACAGCGATTGTGTCATTTGTCTTAGTGGTATATAAAAGTTTACTCCCATCTATAGCAGCAGGGATATTTGCGACACAACATACTTCTGTGGGCGAATGGGTTTCGGCGATGAAAAAATGGCACATTCCAAACTTTATTGTTATACCATTTATTGTTATTTGTCGTTTTTTTCCGATACTTCGTTCTGATGTGAAGTCGATTCGCCAAGCTATGAAGTTTAGAGGGATTGACTTATCTTTTCCAGAAGTAATACATCATCCTATTCAAGCGATGGAGTATTTTTTAGTCCCCATTTTAAAGCAAGTTGAGTATACCGCTCAAGACTTATCTGCAGCCGCACTTGTGAGGGGGTTAGGTTTTGAAGGGAAACATACAAGTGTAATTCCTATTAAATTAAAAATACAAGACTATTTACTACTTGCTAGTTTGTTGGTATTGTTATTAGGTGAGGGTGGTGGTGTTTTTTGA
- a CDS encoding ABC transporter ATP-binding protein — translation MIQLNQVTLIRDKKKVLDNIHLTVTSGELVILTGESGSGKSSLISVLNGLIPELYDGEIFGQLTVLDTRLPPIDFNKYVKDIGVVFQNPKTQFFTTSVLSELAFSMENYGFSAEDINTRMNDVIELFHLEDLIGKKVTELSGGQKQRIAFAAACMLPHRFFLLDEPSSNLDYVTIKQLSAYIKLLKQRGCTLIISEHRLFYLSELADRYVILKKGKITYDLSAAQFKAQFPIIQEEMGLRSLQEPKLFKSFIKKIEQDDASRVLQIKDLTYQYSNRKLVLNIPSLDICIDSIVGLVGQNGSGKTTFVQLLSGLLIDKSYSFSIMGANLSAKERIKRSFIVMQDVNLQLFFETVEKELLVQSKRTELFDDVVDALNLRRLLSSHPQNLSGGEKQRVAIASAILSGKEWLILDEPTSGLDYQNMLAVSKLLKKVQSLGIFVLVISHDNEFLSQTASCILKMDNGGVMS, via the coding sequence TTGATTCAACTCAATCAGGTAACTCTTATAAGAGATAAAAAAAAAGTATTGGATAATATCCATTTAACCGTAACATCTGGAGAGTTAGTTATACTGACAGGTGAAAGTGGCAGCGGGAAAAGTTCTTTAATTAGTGTATTAAATGGCTTGATCCCTGAATTGTATGATGGAGAGATATTTGGTCAGTTAACAGTGTTGGATACTCGACTGCCGCCTATTGACTTTAATAAGTACGTTAAAGACATAGGTGTCGTATTTCAAAATCCTAAAACGCAATTTTTTACGACGTCAGTATTAAGTGAGTTAGCTTTCTCCATGGAAAATTACGGATTTTCTGCAGAAGATATAAATACAAGAATGAACGATGTTATCGAATTGTTCCATTTAGAAGACTTAATTGGTAAAAAAGTAACAGAGTTATCTGGTGGACAAAAACAACGTATTGCATTTGCAGCTGCCTGTATGTTACCGCATCGTTTTTTTTTATTGGATGAACCATCAAGTAATCTGGATTATGTAACAATCAAACAATTATCAGCTTATATTAAGTTATTAAAACAGCGTGGCTGTACGTTGATTATATCTGAACACAGGTTATTTTACCTATCTGAACTGGCAGATAGATATGTTATTTTAAAAAAAGGTAAAATAACATATGATTTATCTGCTGCTCAATTTAAGGCGCAATTTCCGATAATTCAAGAAGAGATGGGATTAAGGAGTTTACAAGAACCAAAATTATTTAAATCATTTATTAAAAAGATAGAGCAAGATGACGCTAGTCGAGTACTTCAAATTAAAGATTTAACTTACCAGTACAGTAACCGAAAATTAGTTCTTAATATTCCTTCTCTTGATATTTGTATAGATAGCATAGTTGGATTAGTTGGACAAAATGGTTCTGGAAAAACAACCTTTGTACAATTGTTATCAGGTTTGCTTATAGATAAAAGTTACAGTTTTTCTATTATGGGAGCCAACTTATCTGCTAAAGAGCGTATTAAGCGGAGTTTTATAGTGATGCAAGATGTTAATCTCCAATTATTTTTTGAAACAGTCGAAAAAGAATTACTAGTTCAATCGAAAAGAACAGAATTATTTGATGATGTAGTGGATGCTCTTAATTTAAGAAGGTTATTAAGTAGTCATCCACAAAATCTTTCTGGTGGAGAAAAACAACGAGTAGCCATTGCTAGTGCCATACTATCTGGAAAAGAGTGGTTGATTTTAGATGAACCAACAAGTGGTTTGGATTATCAAAATATGTTAGCAGTTAGTAAGTTACTAAAAAAGGTTCAATCACTTGGTATATTTGTCCTTGTAATCAGTCATGATAATGAATTTCTCTCACAAACAGCATCATGTATTTTGAAAATGGACAACGGTGGGGTTATGAGCTGA